The sequence CTAGTAACTGATATATTTGACTGTCTTGACAGGAGCTTCTTATTTGTTACTTAATCAAACCTCCTGGCTTCACAGAGAATGACATGAACACCCCCGAGAGTATAAAACGGTTCAGCGTCCAGGTAATTCTGAGAAGTTACTTAACTCATCACAAACTCATCACCTATAGTGTTAGCTTGAAAGCCCCTTTAATTTCTGTTGCTGTGGATAGCTAATATTTTCAGCCTCTGTATCAGTTATGGATCCCATCTGCATACACTACATACATGGCCATTGATTAGAAGAATCGGCATGTTACACTGCATTTTCTAATTATCAATTTGGCTAGATCTTAGTAACTACAGCTGATTGCCAGGTGTTCCTGAAGCTGGTTCTACAGTAGTTGAATCAGAAATTAcaaactgtcactttaaattaatGGACAGTCAGTGTTCAAGTCAGGGCTTCCTGGTGGGGTCCCTGCCTGGGCATTGTTCCTGTATGCTATCCATATGACCTAGCAGGGTCTATGCACAGGAGTTCTCCTGGTCCCTGTCACTTAAATAAAACTTCTGACCTGTCAAGAGTTTTGTTCATTCGGGGGCCGGGGTggtcattgtaagtctatggaaccagTGGATTGTAGTAAATCTTGGAGAGAAGCATACAGGCACGCACTTCTCCCACAACCAAACACTTTAAGCTGTCCCTATAACCGTGTCTTTTCTCTTTTGTAGGAAGTCATTGTGAGTCGCTGGATCTCCTCTCGTGAGAGAATGGAACATGATGAACTATGACATGCTTTCTACAATAAAATGTCTATTCAACCTGCTTGCTTTACTTGGAGAGATAGGTTAACTTCATGCATTCAGAACCATAGAACccattaaataaattatatatggtTAATTTTCAAAAAATTTCTAAATCATTTTCTGTTTACTAAtagtaataattcctttatttatgtagcgccaactgattccgcagcacttcataTGGATTTGTcagttttggtccctgtccccattagggcatACAATCTAAATTTGCCTGTTTTGGGAGGAAAACAGAGTATCCAGAGGCACCCCCACgcaaacacagggagaacatacaaactccttgcagatgttgcccttggtgggatttgaacctgtAAACttagtgctgcaaggctacagtgctaaccactgagcctctCTATACAAAACATAGGTTTATTCTgcacatttagggtgccttcacacctaccggatccacagcggatctcacttctgcggatttgaagcgagaaccgctgcggatccggtaccattcacccctatgatagcacgtattcgcagcgggattaacatcttgctgtgaatatgtgctttaacccctcgctgtccgcagccccgccgtcgcattagcccatcctcggccgcatcccccatctccggccgcatccccccatcccccgcccgccgccgagagcataaagtacctgctcggcggcgcggctgcagtgaggctcccggctccggtcccgctaatgagcaggtactttatgctctcggcggtgggctgcaggatgcggcgggggatggggggatgcggccggagatgggggatgcggccaaggatgggctaatgcggcggcggggctgtggacagcgaggggttaaagcacatattcacagcgggatgttaatcccactgcgaatatgtgctatcataggggtgaatagtaccggatccgcagtggttctcgctttgaatcagcagaagtgagatccgctgtggatccggtaggtatgaaggcacccttagtggaGGTGTCGTTGGTCCAGTAGCTTCTATCTGCCCAGTACTGGAATGAAGATCTGTGTTATTCCAGGAGTTGTCCTTGACCCAGTAGTTGTAGAGAAAGTAAAGGAAGCACAATCTACTTAGACCTACCTAGAGGCATctactatatagtaataattcctggACACCTCATGGCACAGAGTGATATACTTAGATGCTCGGCGGGTTCTTGGTAATACAAATTTCTCTGTAAATTCCTCTTTTGTAAAGGTTTTCTTCTCCTGTAGATGCAGGAGGCCATTGATGAACTTCAGGGCATACGTGTAGCAGTTGTGCTCCTTTTCATCATATCTGTAAGAGACATTAGTAAAATGTATAATGTGAAACCTAGAAATATGTCGGTTGTGGAAACTGTGAGATAAATTGATCATTAGCCATCCTGTAGGGGCTGCGGGGACATgtaagtaatgtatacttacctgtcccactcccccGCTGCTGCTGGATCTCGGGCCAACTGTTCTCCTCCGCTatcagtgttttggaaacatctGGTGTTGTCCTGCTCCCTCTGGAAATGGCCAGCCAGCATAGAATCTATGTTGACCAGACGTTACCGGAagtttccaaaacactgacagcagTGGAGCATGGGGAGCCTGAAATGTGTCATCGGTGGGGGatgtcccccgcagccccggcaggATCGTTAACGATCAGtttatcctggaaaacccctttaaagatttatcTGAATATACCTGTTAGGTAGCCATGTCTCTTTACAGGAAAACTCTTCTAGATACGTATCCCACTGGTGAATGAGGGCGTATTGGTCGGGTGGCACTAGTGGGATGCTCACACACTGCTCCCAGCCAATGGTATCTTTGTGGGTGCCAGTTTCATTGTAATGATGCACAATTCCTGataaaaataacacacattatattcTGGTAGATCTGGGGCACATTCACAAGTAATGTCTAATTCTTAGTGTAGACGTAGACTAGACATGCACCAGATTTAACACTCATGCTTGTTTAATAAAAATCTTTAGGaaacttagtgtcactgtcgttaaatttttttttgcagaaatcaatagtccaggtgattttaagaaactttgtaattgggtttattagccaaatataccattatctgcatgtaaaaagccttttcccaggtctccccctcctctgctttctatcatccactcctcagaatcaggaaatctcgacagttttttcatcagtcggatctgtctggtctatgaagaggggagggcgaaggagcgagattagcgggaAGCTGAGAgacgagaacaaaggattgctcagtgggggagctattcagggccctaattagaggtcagagaggtcagtggtgactgtcagaggagagagccacgatgtgaatgtaaattaactctttgttgtcctgagagcttcaaactgctttttcatgctaaaaaaaatcatttttcggctaataaacccaattacaaagtttcttaaaatcgcctggactattgatttctgcaataaaaattttaatgacagtgacactttaagcaattaTAAACTAGGGACATGTCACTTATTccagtatatataatatttgaACCATGTTGCGTGTTCccgttgagaaaaaaaaataggtgcACATTGCACAAGTTTCtaatacaatggtgccttggattacgagcataatccattttgggaccatgcttgtaatccaaatcactcttaaacaaagcaaaatttcccattagaaatcatttgaaatgcagacaattggtccacgccccaaaaataatgattttttattctgaataacatgtaaaacaaacatttagaaacagctgaatatgtgatattataagctactgtacagtatagcaatcagcatgtggtgtataatgtatagtaagcgcagaaacctgaaaaacagcagcagtttgtagatacaggatggaactgcagatccccataatgcagtagcgtaataCAACaggctggaattgagaagcagggctgctgtcagaggtctgtgtggtcacatgactgaaatagggaagggggtgtgttcagcatgaaccaatcaggaagtgagaatcacagagctgtgcaggaggacagtgacagaaacttttctatacagcagtgtgtatagctgagtaagtTCAgaaacattatagcagtagtgtaagtgcaggcacattatagcaggaatggagaggattggaaacacaaggactgacagagactgcagggggcatgaaggaatgggcaggacctttgggcactgtatagcagcacacTCTGTTCAGAAGCTattgagagattacctccacagtcctgtcccctgatgcaagccccagcctaaagtggatctgctatgatatggaaggtgagggagaatttctgggtcagagtacagtgatgtagaccccgctatgcagaccatgctcttcccccactcccgctcctacccagtacaaggagctcttaaaccaagttacaattgtgaaaaactgtgagctcttcttgcaaaacgctcttaaaggggttatccagcgctacaaaaacatggctacttcttctctactcttaaaccaaggtaccactgtatgtttcAAATTGCATGTGGAAAAACTGGGAAATTATTTATACAAAGACAATTGGTGTAAAGATCGTGCAGTAATAGTAACTCATGCTGCAGTTTCTTAATAGGGATTTGCAGCATTGTACCCAAGTGAGACATTAGCTTGTTAATTCCATTTCTTATAACCTTCTTCACCTTTAGAGCTGGTGATGCCAACATGGAGATCTGAGCAGCCATCATAATCCCTAGAAGAGACAATGAGAATGGTCTGGTCATCTAAATAATTAAACTGTAATAATACAGTAGACATTGTATAGCCAGAGCACAAAGCCGGGAGGAAAATAGAACAGCACTGAGCAGTTTCACAGCAATAGGATTAGGTGTTTCCATGCTAGCTTTGCCATACTGTAACACTTTAAGGCAACCCCTATCTCTGCACATTACTAGTGCTGATCCTCTTCATAATTTCTGCTGACATAGATGGCATAAAGAGATACTGTATATTCATGTCAGCGGAAATTTTAAATAGAGGggatggtggtggagcagtaaGGGTAAGtataagagatgagcgaccctcgagcatgctcgagtccatctgaacccgaactttcggcatttgattagcggtggctgctgaagttagataaagccctaaggctatgtggaaagcatggatatagtcattgactgtatccatgttttccagacaaccttagagctttatccaagttcagcagcccccgctaatcaaatgccgaacgttcgggttcggatggactcgaacccgaacccggttggctcatctctagtaagtgtACATTTCTGTTATGTTCCCGGCAGCATGATTCATTTTCAGTAATgacctgacaacccctttaacaattaaatttttttaatggaGATACAACAAAGCCTGTAGATCAGGTCTTATTGATAATTAACTCACCCTAGAAAGCGGCCCTTTGTTGGTCTCAGTACAAAAGAGCATTTTTCCCGGTGAGCGTTAACAAAAGGGCTGGGAATGCTGACAGGAGCCTGCTCCAGATCCCAGGAGCTCACTGGGTTTTGCCCACAGATTGGACATTGcagagggacagagctgctgtaaATGTCTCGGTTGCAGTGAGTGACCTTCACCAGGCTGGGAGCTGGAGGCTGTGGCATCTCGGCTCCTTCCTGATCTCTGAACTTCGCCATAGCAGCTGTCACGGGAAACAGGAAGAGACACCTGAGCTGCCCTGCCTGTCTCCTGGAGGAGATATCCAGCACTGACAATACTACTACCTGCAGCTACAATATGTGCTCAGAGGGGATAATGCAGGGTCAGACTATGACAAGTCAATATTATCATGTGATAACTCATATCAACAGGTTCAGCCATAGGGGACATTCGAAATTACCGCTGTAttgtggtattattttactgtgtgaacatagccttattctgcttTTAAATAGTTATCCGGGCTTAGAAAAACGACTACATTCTTCTAGAAACCgcgccaagttgtaataccacacacatcttggggacaggtgtggcgctgtttttgaaagaaaatagctgtgttttttttttttttttaatcctggataactcctttaggctGCTTTCACACGGTGTTAAAATTTAGCAAAAACGCCAGCATCCAGATGTTGGCTGGAAGTCAActgaagtttatgatctgccttacagaCATGGCGTTTTTTTTGCCTGAAAAATACACAAAGATCATCTCTGGAGtttttctgacaatttttttttttttggaggcaaGAGAAACACCAAACAATAATctgtgtgtgaagccacccttaaaggggttggccacttcatagtaaaattttttgtgtgtagtataagtaagtgtattcacagctCCCTTTGTGCCTCacagagcatggtcacatgctcctccattttggccatcttatggacagcctcaccacagaacaggacaccacagattatcgggcgaattttcgcgataacgatcgcattgagcgataattgctccatgtaaacgtagcaagCGATCAAGCAattagctaaaaatcgttcattttgatctttgaacatgttaataaatcgtcgttgatcgttcgcaaaaaattcgcagatcgttcactgatttttcctatgtgcgagataggcttaagtgatcgcaaaagaattgcaaaacgaattttctgtacgctatatcgttccatctaaacgctgatcgttataaaaaaaaaaattgttactttgaaatcgttaatcgtacgatcgggcgaattatcgctttgtgtgaaCGTAGCATAACTTTAGCTCTAcccagggagttgctgtcagtatatatagtgagtacatttactaatactgtacactgaacaatttactttaaagtggccaacccctttaagactgtggttgccccccacccacccacacctgATGGGTCATTGTGaatcttaaaaggagaagtccagagattTGAAAAATTTCACAACTGGCAGGACGGAAAATAATAATCATTACTTACCTTTACCTGTGCCTGCGAAGGAATTATCACCTGAGTTCTGATGatgagtgactgcagcagtgtcccaccacagtcactgactggctgagggggtcTAGACAATGGCTGTGCAGGGGGTCCCAGCACTGGagaggcacaaggagaggtaagttggGCTTGTTTATGTTCCCCACTACCAGatgaattttttttcaaatcgccagacttctcctttaagttgcacGCATGTGATGCTTGCATTTGGATATTGTAGGAATCCACTCCCAGCTAGGCTGAGAGTATATCTCAATCCAGTGCTAGTGGATGGAATGTTTGCCCCTTTTCCCCATGCTTGTCATTTTTAGTTTTTGACCTTAAAATGGGGGCATAAGTTAAAGCATTACAGTCATTTTAGTAACTTTTGATGTCACAGTGATACTGGAatcatacatttaaaaaaaaaaaaaaaaaaattttttttttttaaatgacactgCAGTTTTGGTGCTGAAactagaagtggatccaacagaaaagagaagtaaaaTGCCTC is a genomic window of Dendropsophus ebraccatus isolate aDenEbr1 chromosome 4, aDenEbr1.pat, whole genome shotgun sequence containing:
- the MKRN2OS gene encoding MKRN2 opposite strand protein isoform X1, translated to MAKFRDQEGAEMPQPPAPSLVKVTHCNRDIYSSSVPLQCPICGQNPVSSWDLEQAPVSIPSPFVNAHREKCSFVLRPTKGRFLGDYDGCSDLHVGITSSKACCITLLHYGDLQFHPVSTNCCCFSGIVHHYNETGTHKDTIGWEQCVSIPLVPPDQYALIHQWDTYLEEFSCKETWLPNRYDEKEHNCYTYALKFINGLLHLQEKKTFTKEEFTEKFVLPRTRRASKYITLCHEVSRNYYYIVDASSFTHFSHYMENRLGQRGGHRLAEQAATHRQVYLGSGSGIAQPGPEETPTNHKNELRKIPLLRSLCVTEPRQTKNLVYGVSDTKQAQQHVALCFSRSSFYCLFGV
- the MKRN2OS gene encoding MKRN2 opposite strand protein isoform X2 codes for the protein MAKFRDQEGAEMPQPPAPSLVKVTHCNRDIYSSSVPLQCPICGQNPVSSWDLEQAPVSIPSPFVNAHREKCSFVLRPTKGRFLGDYDGCSDLHVGITSSKGIVHHYNETGTHKDTIGWEQCVSIPLVPPDQYALIHQWDTYLEEFSCKETWLPNRYDEKEHNCYTYALKFINGLLHLQEKKTFTKEEFTEKFVLPRTRRASKYITLCHEVSRNYYYIVDASSFTHFSHYMENRLGQRGGHRLAEQAATHRQVYLGSGSGIAQPGPEETPTNHKNELRKIPLLRSLCVTEPRQTKNLVYGVSDTKQAQQHVALCFSRSSFYCLFGV
- the MKRN2OS gene encoding MKRN2 opposite strand protein isoform X3, with amino-acid sequence MAKFRDQEGAEMPQPPAPSLVKVTHCNRDIYSSSVPLQCPICGQNPVSSWDLEQAPVSIPSPFVNAHREKCSFVLRPTKGRFLGDYDGCSDLHVGITSSKACCITLLHYGDLQFHPVSTNCCCFSGIVHHYNETGTHKDTIGWEQCVSIPLVPPDQYALIHQWDTYLEEFSCKETWLPNRYDEKEHNCYTYALKFINGLLHLQEKKTFTKEEFTEKFVLPRTRRASKYITLCHEVSRNYYYIVDASRTITASSAERTPGQILD